The nucleotide sequence ACAAGCCCCAGCGGCTGCGGAATCCCTCGTAGAGGGTTCGCTCCTTGAGGAAGGCGATGGCGGGATGGAGGTTTTCTATCTCCTTGCCGCTTTTTACGCCCCATTGAAAGGGCGCTTTCTGCGTATCTACGGAATCGTGGCGCTTTTGCTGACTGATGAGAAAAGGCGGCATGATTTCGATGAACATGGAAGCATCGGCAAAGGCCTCGGCGAGCATGGCGAAGAGACTGCGCATCTCTTCTTCGCTGAAGTACATGGCAGCGCCTTCTAGAAGAATGAGGACGGGACGGCCTTCGTGCTCGATTTTTTCGATCCAGCCGGAATCGAAGACGGAGGCGGCGAGATTGTGAATGCGCGCGCCTTCTTCTGCCAGTAGGTTTTGGCGCAGTTCCATGACATCAGGCAGGTCGAGGTTGTACCAATTAATCTGTCCGTTGTCGATGCGGTAGAAGCGGGTGTCGAGACCGCAGGCGAGATTGATGCATACTGCATCGGGATGCTTTTCGATGAATGCCTTCGCTTCATGGTCGAGGATGTAACTGCGTACGGCGACCCCCGTTTGCGAGTGCTTGGCGCGGGCGAACTTGGCGAAGTCGTAGTCGATCTGCTCGACGAGCCGCACCGCGAAATCGTCTCGGATCAGGGCGTCTGAGCGCTTCGTTTCTTCTGCTCGCGCCCACAGGGGAATGAGCAAGGTTTCCGCTACACCGCTGAGCTTGGTTTTCATGAAAGCCCTCCTTATGAATAATTGATATAAAATCTCAACACCTATAAGCATATTATGATGTTTGTTCATCTATGTCAAGAGGGCGCTTATGAGCGATAGATGGGATACATAGCGCACTTTCTCTGCTCACTACTCATCGGGCAGCATAAAAGCTATTACCTATACAGATGCGATTCTATGAGCGTTTAGTCTGTTTTTTAGAATAAAATGACGTTTTATATATAAAAATAGACGATTTTATAAAATAAATAACAAAAATATTGAAAATAGGAAATCTTGATGATAGAATAAAATTGTAGCAAAGGAGGTGCCTATGTACTATACAGAAATCATAAAAATCATAGAATCAGGAATGCGAAAGGATCCGGTCAAAGTCGCCAGTTATTCCCGTCTCCTTGCAAAGAAGATGGAGGCTGACGGGGAAAACAGGGGGAGCACACGTATTCTGTCTGCATTGAATCGTGTGGGCGGAAGTCAGGCAGTTATGGACACATTGATAACGTTGCCAGTAGATCAAGAAAGCCGCCTCGATATTGCGGAGATTGACTATGCGCCCTCTGTTGATCATATTATTCTCAGCAAATCGGTTCAGGCATCGTTGGATGACTTCAGGAATACAATCCGAAGTAAAAATAAAATGATATCCATGGGGTTGAATCTCCGGACAACACTGATCCTTTACGGACCTCCGGGCTGTGGGAAGACAAGCGCAGCAAAATATCTTGCTTCGGAGTTAAAGCTTCCTCTTGTCACAGCACGATTTGACACGCTCATATCATCACTGCTCGGGAATACGGCGAAGAACATTCATCGTATTTTTGCATACGCAAAAAAACAGCCATGCATTCTATTCCTTGATGAATTTGATGCGATTGCAAAGGCCAGAGATGACGTACATGAACTCGGCGAGCTCAAACGGGTGGTGAACAGTCTCCTCCAGAACATCGATGATTTCTCGCAGGAGGGCATACTCCTCGCGGCGACGAATCACGCAGGGATGCTCGATAAAGCAGTTTGGCGGCGGTTCCAGACCGTCATTGAACTTCCTGTGCCGGAGCGTGATGAAATCCGCAGATTTATCAGGCAATTTTCTGAGATTGTGGATGATTCGAGTATTACCGATTCACAGTGGAAACACATACTGGGAACAATGGCAGGGCTCTCATATTCCGACATCAAGGATATCGTTCAAAACATGCTGAAAAAGGCTGTGCTTCATCAAAAAGAAGAGATCGGAATACTGGATTACGTTATGGAAGTATTTCTGTTCAAAAATCATGGGAACTATAGCCAGTATGACATGATACAGTATCTGAACGAGCATGGTGTGACACAGAAAGTGATCGGTGCTCACTTTGGAATTTCGGAGAGGCAGGTTAGAAACTACCTGGGGAAAGGAGTGTGTAAACATGGAGAGATGGCTCCCAATTAAGTTTTTTGAAAAAAGAAAAAGAGACGAACAGCGTACGGAAGGCGGTGGCAGTGCGACGATGCCGCCATGGGTATTGCAAGGTGAAGCGCTTACGCGCCGTTCCAGGCAGCTTGTGTCAAATATGTCGCGGGTTGAGACCACCTTTGCAGCACATAAACGGGAAAAGCAAAAGCTCCCAATGGTCGTTGCGACTACGATTGTAGAGGACGCGATTGCAAAGTCACATCGTGGGCAGGTAGTCGCCCTTCTCGACAGCGATCAAAAGGCCAATGTCATCGGTATTACATCGGCTGTGCTGGGCAATGAACTTTCGTCCCCCGATACAGCAGAAGCTGACAAAGAGTCGACGAAGCCGAAAGAAACGCGGCGGCTTCTATCCGTAGTAACTACAGAAGAGCTCATCTTGAAAATCAAGTACACACTGCAGGATACACAAAATTTTGCCAAGCTGATTTCAACGATTGCAGAAATTGAGCCGTTTACAGCGCAACGTGTCGAGTATAACCCGAACAATCACCTGTATCGTATCAGTCTGATCGATTATCGGGATTCGGATAAAAATACCTTGGTACAAAAAATGTTCAAGGAACAATGTGGTACACATGGGATAAAAATTGAACGGGAGATCAGATACGCTACGGATATGAATCTGTACCGTGTATCGCTCGACAGTGCTATCGATATGGAGACAGTGCTTGGCTTTGAGGGCATATTCTCGATCGAAGAGGCGATCCCGATTCGCATGGATATGGATTCCATTGACGATACGCTCGTACCGATAGCAAAACAGCCAATAGAAGGTGAAACATATCCTGTTGTCGGTGTTCTTGACAGTGGAATCGAAAGGAACAGATACCTGTCACCATGGATTTTAATGGGAGGGGAGGCATATTATGAAGACCTCTATCAGGATAGAGGGCACGGCTCTATGGTGGCGTCCGTAATAGAATACAGCGATGAGCTCAATGGTACTAACGATACTGTAACAGCTGGTGTCATGATGATGGAGGCGGTCGTTATCCCTGATCTTCGGAAAGAAACTGTTTATCCGGAGGATATTATTGATAACGTCAGAGATGCCATTGAACGGCACAGGGACATCAAGATCTGGACGATGTCCGTCGGTACAGTTGAAGAGTGTGCTGAAAAGACGTTTTCACAATATGGTATGGCATTAGACAATATTGCTGATGAGAACAATGTACTCATTATCAAGTCTGCCGGCAACAGCACTGCTTTTTTACGAGGCGGGGAACATGAGTGCATAACAAAGATGGCGGATTCCGTCAGAGCAATCGTTGTTGGCTCCATTGCGGGAGAGAAAGGACAATATGATCTCGCTGAGGTGGATACACCGTCACCGTTTACAAGATGCGGACCGGGACCTGCTTATATCATCAAACCAGATCTTGTCGCCTACGGAGGCAATGCGGGAATACGTCCGGATGGCACGGCTACAACGACGGGGGTGAGAGTTCTCAATCGTACTGGAGTTGTTGCGCGTGCAACAGGGACGAGTTTTTCCACGCCGTGGATTGCACGCATTGCGGCAGATCTGAATCATCTCTTGGCGGGGGATTTCGACCCGTTGCTCATCAAAGCAATCATGGTTCATAATGCTGGTTATCCCGCAGGACAACGCATGAAAATGGAAGATAAAATAAATTTCATGGGGTTCGGAATGCCGCCTGGAACGCGGAATATTCTGTATAACACAGAACATGAGATCACGCTGATTTTACGGGATTCACTTCTTAAAAGTCAGTTTATCAACATTTTGGAGTTCCCCTTTCCGAAGAGTTTGGTTGGTGATGATGGCTTCTATCGAGGTCAGATTACGCTTACTGTAGTTAGTTCACCAATTCTGCGTGCATCGGAAGGACCAGAATACTGCCAGTCGGATATCAGTGTAGGATTTGGAACGATGACGGGCATCAAGCAACGTGATATCACGAAAAGAACAGTCATAAACCCCTTTGGCGCAGAAAATGGAGCAAACCTACTGAGGGAAGACTATTACAGTAGAAAAGTGCTTGGTGCGACAGAGGAGAAAATATTCGCAAGAGAAAGGACACTATTACGGTATGGAAAGAAGTTTCACCCGATCAAGAAATATGCGATTGATCTCGATGAAATGAAACCCAGAGAAAGGGAAAAGCTACTTGGGAAAGATCGCAAGTGGTATATGAAGATAGAGATGCTTTGCCGCGAAGCGATCGAAAGAGAGTTCAGAGAAAATGGAGAAAAACTAGAGCAGGAGTTTTGCATTCTGCTCACGATCCGAGATCCCGATGGAAAAGCACCCGTATATAATGAAGTAACGCAGCAGCTTCAAGATGGAGGATTTGTATATTCAGATGTGAAACTTAAGAATGAGATCTCGCAGTATGTTGTTTGATGAGATGCTAGAACCTATACTCAAACTTCGCAGATGAATCATCTTTGGCGGCTCTGAATCCTCATATCAGCAGTATCTCGATTTTGGGGCGCGTATAGATGTTATGAACTGGAAAGCGTTCTGCGTAGAGCGGCAGGAGGAGGATTACATCGCTCTTCTTGACATCGTTTCGCTTGATCTCGGATGCGTAGTTCAGCAGTTCGATAGAGGCATCTGTTCGATTGCGGCGCGTGATGTAGATGTTGTCCTTGCGATCCATAAAATCGAGGATTTCCGCATAGTGCGTAGAAAAAATCAGGCACGGTTGATACGCTCATTTTTGAAGATGTTCGTAATCATACGCACGAGCACTTTGTTTATATAGTTCTCAAGCTCATCCACAATGAGGTAGCCGCCTGTATACTGAACTAAAAAAGCACTGCCGTTTTTGACAGTGCTTTATTCTCGCATGGAGCGGGCAATGGGAGTCGAACCCACCTCTAAAGCTTGGGAAGCTTTCATTCTACCGATGAACTATGCCCGCGAACGCTACGCAAGATATTGTATCATAGATTGATGGGTGTGGCAAGGGGGAGTTTCAGCGGGTTTCGCCGCGTGCGGACTGCGCCCTGCTTTACGACTGCGCGGCTGTGCCGGGGATGCCGCTGAAGCCCGCGGGAGTCGTGGGTGCGGGCAGGGGCTTGATGACGATGTCGAGGCGGTCGCCGTTCTTGATGGGGTCGGTGAAGACGACGGGACGGCGGTTGACGAAGATGGAGACGCTGACGCGGCTCGTGGCGGGCGGCGGCTCGAAGCCGACGGCGAGCAGAGCTTCGTTGACGGTCGTCGCTTTTTTTTCGGAAATCCTATAGTAGACGACGCTGCCGTCTTCGAGGTAGGTGCCGGGCGACGCCTTGTGTCCGTTGACCTCAAGTTCCAGGGAGGCGGAAGGAATTTCGTATTCCTGATCGTTGTAGGTAATGGTGACGGCAGCCTGCAGGCGCGAGATGTCGAGCACGTCGCTGAGCTTTGGTTCTGCCGTCATCTGATATTCGATGCGATCGCCTTCGTGAATCGGCTCGGAGATCGTCGCGGGTGCGTCGTTCAGCAGGATTTCGGGCGATACGACGTACTGTGCGTTGTTGTCGTTGAGCGTGTAGCGGATCTTGCGGCCCGTCGGCGGGTAGCCGGCGGCTTTCAGAGCCTCGCCCAAGGTGCGCGGTTCCTTGCTCTCGACGATGTCGTTGTCGGCGAGCAGGCGGTCTGGTTTGGCGGCTTCGCCGTTGACGTAGGCGGCCTGGTGGATGTGCGTCTCCTTGCCGTTGATTTCGAGCGGAAAGTCCGGCTCGATCTGCAGGACGTCGGCGAGGCGCACTTCGGGCGTCTCGCCGTCCTTGCCGTGGGCGACGGTGATGCGGCAGCCCGCCTTGACGAGGGCGTCGAGCGTCGTGTCCTCGCCGTCGAGCTTTAGGATCGCCATGGAGGGAAGCGAGCCGGGGAAGAATTTCTTCTCGCCGTTGACCGTGACCATGAGTCCGAGGCCGGGACGGCCGTTGTATTTCTTGAGCTGGATGCCGGCATTCAGAAGGGCGTCGGAGACGGTGAGGTCGCGGAAATTGAAGAGGTTGATCTCCTGCTCGTTGACGTAGACGGAGAGGAAGTGCAGCAGGTTGATCGAGGCGATCTTCAAGATGCCCAAGGGCGTGACGGCATCGGGCGTCTGCAGCTCTTCGGGGATGGCCTCGACGCCGATGACGCTCTCGGGATGGCGCACGGCGACGCGGTTTTCGGGCACGGAGAGAGCTTTTGATACGAGCGCGGCGAGTCCCGGAGTCTGTGAGCCGCCGCCGACAAGCATGACGGCCTGCGGCGAGTCGCCGTTGAGTTCGAGCACCTGACGCGCGATGGAGTCGGCAAGGTTCTGGATGTTCGGCATGATTGGGCCGATGACATCGGAGGGTCCGAGGTCGTATTCCGTGCCGAGGATATCGGTGAATTTTGATTCTCGCCCGGCGGAGGCGTTGCGCTTGACTTCTTCCGCCACGTTGAAGTCGAGGAGGTAGCGCTGGCTGATGGCCTCGGTGATCTCGTCGCCCGCCAGGGGCACCATGCCGTATGCGATGATGGAGCCGTTCTTCGTGATGGCGACATCGGACGTGCCCGCGCCGATGTCGACGAGCACGAGGTTCAGGTGGCGCATCGTCGGCGGAATGAGGACGTTGATGGCGGCGATCGGCTCCAAGGTCAGCGCGTGCATCTCAAGGCCGACGTCCCTGAGGGCCGACTGCATGGAGTCGATGACCTGGCGCGGCAGGAAGGTGGCGATGACGGTCGCCCTGGCGGTCTTGCCGCGCTGACCGACGAGGCTCTTCAAGGGGATGTCGTCGAGCGTGTACTGGATCGTGCTGTAGCCGACGCAGTAGTAGCGGCCAGGGTCTTCGATGTCCTTGGAATTGGCGAGCTTCGCCTGCGCCGCCTGCACGCCCGAGAAGTCGAGGGCGCGCTGCTGCTCGTCGGTGATGACGCCGTTGATCTCGACGGAGGCTTCGGCGGTCATGGTGTAGAGGGCGCGGCCG is from Selenomonas sputigena ATCC 35185 and encodes:
- a CDS encoding class I SAM-dependent methyltransferase codes for the protein MKTKLSGVAETLLIPLWARAEETKRSDALIRDDFAVRLVEQIDYDFAKFARAKHSQTGVAVRSYILDHEAKAFIEKHPDAVCINLACGLDTRFYRIDNGQINWYNLDLPDVMELRQNLLAEEGARIHNLAASVFDSGWIEKIEHEGRPVLILLEGAAMYFSEEEMRSLFAMLAEAFADASMFIEIMPPFLISQQKRHDSVDTQKAPFQWGVKSGKEIENLHPAIAFLKERTLYEGFRSRWGLFGLLSVIPWWNKNCNDKIACLHFAGR
- a CDS encoding AAA family ATPase, coding for MYYTEIIKIIESGMRKDPVKVASYSRLLAKKMEADGENRGSTRILSALNRVGGSQAVMDTLITLPVDQESRLDIAEIDYAPSVDHIILSKSVQASLDDFRNTIRSKNKMISMGLNLRTTLILYGPPGCGKTSAAKYLASELKLPLVTARFDTLISSLLGNTAKNIHRIFAYAKKQPCILFLDEFDAIAKARDDVHELGELKRVVNSLLQNIDDFSQEGILLAATNHAGMLDKAVWRRFQTVIELPVPERDEIRRFIRQFSEIVDDSSITDSQWKHILGTMAGLSYSDIKDIVQNMLKKAVLHQKEEIGILDYVMEVFLFKNHGNYSQYDMIQYLNEHGVTQKVIGAHFGISERQVRNYLGKGVCKHGEMAPN
- a CDS encoding S8 family peptidase, whose protein sequence is MERWLPIKFFEKRKRDEQRTEGGGSATMPPWVLQGEALTRRSRQLVSNMSRVETTFAAHKREKQKLPMVVATTIVEDAIAKSHRGQVVALLDSDQKANVIGITSAVLGNELSSPDTAEADKESTKPKETRRLLSVVTTEELILKIKYTLQDTQNFAKLISTIAEIEPFTAQRVEYNPNNHLYRISLIDYRDSDKNTLVQKMFKEQCGTHGIKIEREIRYATDMNLYRVSLDSAIDMETVLGFEGIFSIEEAIPIRMDMDSIDDTLVPIAKQPIEGETYPVVGVLDSGIERNRYLSPWILMGGEAYYEDLYQDRGHGSMVASVIEYSDELNGTNDTVTAGVMMMEAVVIPDLRKETVYPEDIIDNVRDAIERHRDIKIWTMSVGTVEECAEKTFSQYGMALDNIADENNVLIIKSAGNSTAFLRGGEHECITKMADSVRAIVVGSIAGEKGQYDLAEVDTPSPFTRCGPGPAYIIKPDLVAYGGNAGIRPDGTATTTGVRVLNRTGVVARATGTSFSTPWIARIAADLNHLLAGDFDPLLIKAIMVHNAGYPAGQRMKMEDKINFMGFGMPPGTRNILYNTEHEITLILRDSLLKSQFINILEFPFPKSLVGDDGFYRGQITLTVVSSPILRASEGPEYCQSDISVGFGTMTGIKQRDITKRTVINPFGAENGANLLREDYYSRKVLGATEEKIFARERTLLRYGKKFHPIKKYAIDLDEMKPREREKLLGKDRKWYMKIEMLCREAIEREFRENGEKLEQEFCILLTIRDPDGKAPVYNEVTQQLQDGGFVYSDVKLKNEISQYVV
- a CDS encoding cell division protein FtsA; this encodes MPRTRKTSAKTKELKNLATEAIVSEAASGESVPPSETETAGTQTAAPAAPDAAKTREETAASADDTAAVAAKDEANGAADEAPGDTAKPAAKKRGRKPAAKTATRSTRAKGTKAAAKKTTKRTVKKAAVEPSTAGTKKKPHGEPIFALDIGTRSIIGIVAEKLDNEQMRILATVRREHKTRAMLDGQIHDVPQVADLIREVKRELEKTTGPLKSASVAAAGRALYTMTAEASVEINGVITDEQQRALDFSGVQAAQAKLANSKDIEDPGRYYCVGYSTIQYTLDDIPLKSLVGQRGKTARATVIATFLPRQVIDSMQSALRDVGLEMHALTLEPIAAINVLIPPTMRHLNLVLVDIGAGTSDVAITKNGSIIAYGMVPLAGDEITEAISQRYLLDFNVAEEVKRNASAGRESKFTDILGTEYDLGPSDVIGPIMPNIQNLADSIARQVLELNGDSPQAVMLVGGGSQTPGLAALVSKALSVPENRVAVRHPESVIGVEAIPEELQTPDAVTPLGILKIASINLLHFLSVYVNEQEINLFNFRDLTVSDALLNAGIQLKKYNGRPGLGLMVTVNGEKKFFPGSLPSMAILKLDGEDTTLDALVKAGCRITVAHGKDGETPEVRLADVLQIEPDFPLEINGKETHIHQAAYVNGEAAKPDRLLADNDIVESKEPRTLGEALKAAGYPPTGRKIRYTLNDNNAQYVVSPEILLNDAPATISEPIHEGDRIEYQMTAEPKLSDVLDISRLQAAVTITYNDQEYEIPSASLELEVNGHKASPGTYLEDGSVVYYRISEKKATTVNEALLAVGFEPPPATSRVSVSIFVNRRPVVFTDPIKNGDRLDIVIKPLPAPTTPAGFSGIPGTAAQS